Proteins from a genomic interval of Antedon mediterranea chromosome 5, ecAntMedi1.1, whole genome shotgun sequence:
- the LOC140049331 gene encoding neuromedin-U receptor 2-like: MAFNNECIFLNVSEHELESYQYSKVDRVFLSLVFPILLFVGLVSNAAFIYVVIHVAYMRTITNYYLVALSIADIFFLLFTVGDKMFRYHLSPLVGTYDSVYGSFGCAFATFFWSMTYFASIGFVTLVSFERYCAVCRPTQVFSGKVTAKQRARNLIIVNTLFSAFLALTFVPGNIEYLLLCYLWPETISDMPDSTGVCLPIHPNFLFYTYGVQTLPFFVAFVFNVFLYARILNELKKRERNIERSDNALVDSTKRRNQITMMLIVNGILFFILLAPFEIISIVWMFTDMFVQHQDNITNQPFTLLLADIARSLSYLNSAINVLVYTALSPRYTKAFWDTYCSLCHGWNCPSRGSYQRADELNTNETRTTANL; this comes from the coding sequence ATGGCGTttaataatgaatgcatatttTTGAATGTTAGTGAACACGAATTGGAAAGTTATCAATATTCAAAAGTTGATAGAGTATTTTTGTCTTTGGTTTTTCCTATACTGTTATTTGTTGGACTTGTGAGCAATGCTGCTTTTATATATGTCGTTATACATGTTGCGTACATGAGAAcaattactaattattatttagtGGCTCTTAGTATCGCAGATATTTTTTTCCTGTTGTTTACTGTCGGAGATAAAATGTTTCGCTATCATCTGTCACCGCTTGTTGGTACATACGACAGTGTTTATGGTAGCTTTGGATGTGCGTTTGCAACGTTCTTTTGGAGTATGACGTACTTTGCATCTATTGGTTTCGTAACATTGGTTTCCTTTGAACGTTACTGCGCCGTTTGTCGTCCGACCCAAGTTTTTAGCGGGAAAGTTACCGCGAAACAACGCGCCAGAAATCTTATTATTGTAAACACCTTATTTTCGGCATTTCTAGCATTAACATTTGTCCCAGGAAATATTGAATACTTATTGCTTTGTTATTTATGGCCTGAAACTATCAGTGATATGCCAGACTCTACCGGCGTCTGTTTACCAATTCATCCGAACTTTCTTTTCTACACGTACGGGGTACAGACACTACCCTTTTTTGTTGCATTCGTTTTTAACGTATTTCTATACGCCCGGATATTGAACGAGTTAAAGAAAAGAGAACGCAACATTGAACGAAGTGATAACGCCTTAGTGGATAGCACCAAACGAAGAAATCAAATTACAATGATGTTAATTGTTAACGGAATCCTATTCTTTATATTATTGGCGCCTTTTGAAATCATATCAATCGTCTGGATGTTTACAGATATGTTCGTGCAACATCAAGACAATATTACCAATCAGCCTTTTACGCTGTTGCTGGCCGATATTGCGCGGTCATTGTCTTACTTGAATTCTGCAATTAATGTACTTGTCTACACCGCACTCAGTCCTCGATATACCAAGGCATTTTGGGATACATACTGTTCACTGTGTCACGGTTGGAATTGTCCATCTCGTGGAAGTTACCAGAGAGCAGACGAACTCAACACTAACGAGACACGAACGACAGCTAATCTGTAA
- the LOC140049881 gene encoding thyrotropin-releasing hormone receptor-like, which translates to MADGTLIKKIIRQFTPAGFDGNQKVTQQLHAVSSNDSDGEYCFDLSEEMSATFLYMEVEEIVTVFVLPIILILGLSTNSAFLFVVGKVNAMRTVTNAYLVNLAVGDMIFLIVVISDKLWSYMTSELVQDHSARSVFGCITLNVLNYTCLFTCELLITAVAIERYYAICYPFKSAQMDRTNLCRNVIISIWVVSACFALTMTPCFCILSSYCLSWPEGEKYEGLPNEWVVCNYVDVKARIYGDFLRTVPFFVALIVNTVLYSLVVVELNRNVQDESHPRAKINRKTRNQVATMLVINTTVFFALMSPFNIFSVILIFDSHRTTRVLSPEGRRIYILFARLLTYCNSVINPVIYKVTNARYRKAFYIAFGCSKKKSDVPSIGMETDNTNTSSVYALEDRHSVKDSG; encoded by the coding sequence ATGGCAGACGGCACTTTGATAAAGAAGATCATCCGACAGTTTACGCCCGCGGGGTTTGATGGAAATCAGAAAGTTACGCAACAGCTACACGCAGTTTCGTCAAACGACAGTGACGGTGaatactgtttcgatcttagtGAAGAAATGTCGGCTACGTTTCTATATATGGAAGTTGAGGAGATCGTCACTGTTTTCGTGCTACCCATAATATTGATACTCGGCCTATCGACAAACTCTGCATTCCTGTTTGTCGTCGGTAAGGTAAACGCGATGCGTACGGTGACCAACGCATATCTCGTCAACCTAGCAGTCGGTGATATGATTTTTCTcattgttgttatttctgacAAACTATGGTCTTACATGACGTCAGAACTGGTACAGGATCATTCGGCGAGGTCTGTGTTTGGTTGTATTACCCtcaatgttttaaattacacCTGCTTATTCACATGTGAGCTTCTTATTACTGcagtggccatagaacggtatTATGCAATCTGTTATCCGTTCAAATCAGCGCAAATGGACCGTACCAATCTCTGTCGTAACGTCATCATCTCCATTTGGGTCGTCTCTGCATGTTTTGCGTTGACAATGACACCTTGCTTTTGCATATTATCATCGTACTGTTTATCGTGGCCAGAGGGTGAGAAATACGAAGGTTTACCAAATGAGTGGGTCGTCTGTAATTACGTTGACGTAAAAGCGCGCATTTACGGTGATTTTTTACGCACAGTACCGTTCTTTGTTGCTTTAATAGTGAACACTGTTTTGTATTCGTTAGTAGTCGTAGAACTAAATAGAAACGTTCAAGATGAAAGTCACCCACGAGCTAAAATAAACCGTAAAACGCGTAACCAAGTTGCCACTATGCTCGTAATCAACACAACCGTATTCTTCGCCCTCATGTCACCGTTCAATATATTTTCGGTGATTTTAATTTTTGACAGCCACCGCACCACACGAGTTCTATCTCCAGAAGGACGGCGAATATACATTCTATTCGCTCGACTGCTGACGTACTGTAACTCGGTTATTAACCCAGTAATTTATAAAGTTACCAACGCTCGCTACCGGAAAGCATTTTATATTGCTTTCGGTTGCTCAAAGAAGAAAAGCGACGTGCCTTCGATTGGTATGGAAACCGATAACACAAACACGAGTTCAGTATACGCCCTGGAAGATCGACATTCTGTCAAAGATTCTGGCTAG
- the LOC140049882 gene encoding thyrotropin-releasing hormone receptor-like, with translation MEDFNETAFVINCRESGLYVQNVSTPETVERLIYTRADLIITGIVMPILLVFGWISNWSFLFVVYRVKYMHTITNLYLVNLAVSDVTFLSFAIGDKLWRFASSDVYLDNVGKDVVDICVMYLFMNAAYFSGQFLISIIAVDRYYAVCKPLQQYKVNTLTRAVTWIVCSWCFAFVLAASMTPGYIIRKTVCILWPDDEKYDEYPHTYVYFATLSDSVKVYVETIQTVPFFVNVIFETVLYVLIINGLHSRVSTRASNGIFGGKLTEIRNQVTRMLIINGVMYILLMSPFQVYSLMTMASTFREARLTRIQLKMFLSIARVLVYSNAVINPIIYSLSSKRYRKAFVRAFSCRGSNFQGGSFCASASYKRRGTQATSVRRTDSISPNESSNSTYF, from the coding sequence ATGGAAGATTTCAATGAAACAGCTTTTGTGATTAACTGCCGAGAAAGTGGTTTATACGTTCAAAATGTATCTACACCTGAAACTGTGGAAAGACTTATATACACAAGAGCTGATCTAATCATCACGGGAATTGTGATGCCAATTCTCCTCGTATTTGGTTGGATCAGTAACTGGTCGTTTCTCTTCGTCGTATACCGTGTAAAATACATGCACACAATAACCAACTTATACTTGGTAAATCTTGCTGTAAGTGATGTGACGTTTTTAAGTTTTGCAATTGGGGACAAATTGTGGAGATTTGCCTCCTCTGACGTGTATCTAGACAACGTTGGCAAAGACGTTGTTGATATATGTGTAATGTATCTGTTTATGAATGCCGCTTATTTTTCTGGACAGTTCTTGATAAGTATCATAGCTGTAGATCGTTATTACGCCGTGTGTAAACCACTGCAACAGTATAAAGTAAACACCCTTACAAGAGCGGTGACCTGGATTGTTTGTAGCTGGTGTTTCGCCTTCGTTCTTGCGGCGTCGATGACTCCTGGGTACATCATACGAAAAACGGTTTGTATTCTTTGGCCAGACGATGAAAAATACGACGAATATCCACACACATATGTTTACTTCGCCACTTTATCCGACTCCGTTAAAGTTTACGTAGAAACGATTCAAACCGTACCGTTTTTTGTTAACGTAATATTCGAAACGGTATTGTACGTACTTATAATAAACGGCTTGCACTCGCGAGTATCAACGCGCGCAAGTAATGGCATTTTTGGTGGAAAACTTACAGAAATCAGGAATCAGGTAACACGTATGTTGATTATCAACGGTGTAATGTATATTCTTCTCATGTCACCTTTTCAAGTGTATTCGTTGATGACAATGGCCAGTACGTTTCGTGAGGCAAGACTTACGAGAATACAGCTAAAAATGTTCCTATCTATCGCACGTGTGCTTGTATATTCAAACGCAGTCATAAACCCAATCATATACAGTTTATCGAGCAAGCGGTATCGCAAAGCGTTTGTTAGGGCGTTTAGTTGCAGAGGCTCTAACTTTCAAGGGGGTTCATTCTGTGCGTCTGCCAGTTACAAACGTCGCGGTACGCAAGCAACCAGCGTTAGGCGAACCGATTCGATATCTCCGAATGAAAGTAGCAACAGCACCTACTTTTAA